One Phaseolus vulgaris cultivar G19833 chromosome 2, P. vulgaris v2.0, whole genome shotgun sequence DNA window includes the following coding sequences:
- the LOC137812147 gene encoding nucleobase-ascorbate transporter 2-like, producing MAAIKPEEISHPPMDQLQGLEYCIDSNPSWAETIALGFQHYILALGTAVMIPSFLVPVMGGSDDDKVRVVQTLLFVEGINTLLQTLFGTRLPTVVGGSYAFMVPVISIIRDPSFAMIEDPHLRFLSTMRAVQGALIVASSIQIILGFSQIWAICSRFFSPLGMVPVIALVGFGLFDRGFLVVGTCVEIGIPMLILFIAFSQYLKNFQIRQIPILERFALLICTTVIWAYAHLLTASGAYKHRPDLTQHSCRTDRANLISSAPWIKIPYPLEWGAPTFDAGHAFGMMAAVLVSLVESTGAYKAASRLASATPPPAHVLSRGIGWQGIGILLNGLFGTLTGSTVSVENVGLLGSNRIGSRRVIQVSAGFMIFFSMLGKFGALFASIPFPMFAAVYCVLFGIVASVGLSFLQFTNMNSMRNLFICGVSLFLGLSIPEYFREYTIRAFHGPAHTNAGWFNDFLNTIFFSSPTVALIVAVFLDNTLEYKDSAKDRGMPWWAKFRTFKGDSRNEEFYTLPFNLNRFFPPS from the exons ATGGCAGCTATAAAGCCTGAGGAGATAAGCCACCCTCCAATGGACCAACTTCAAGGCTTAGAGTATTGTATAGATTCAAACCCATCTTGGG CTGAGACAATAGCTTTGGGTTTCCAGCATTACATTTTGGCCTTAGGAACTGCAGTGATGATCCCTTCGTTTCTGGTGCCTGTGATGGGTGGAAGTGAT GATGATAAAGTGAGGGTGGTACAGACCCTCCTTTTTGTTGAAGGAATTAATACTCTATTGCAGACACTCTTTGGAACAAGATTACCAACAGTGGTAGGAGGATCATATGCATTCATGGTCCCCGTCATATCTATAATTCGTGATCCCTCTTTTGCAATGATAGAGGACCCACATTTG AGATTTCTTAGCACAATGAGAGCAGTTCAAGGAGCTTTAATAGTAGCTTCAAGCATACAAATAATTTTGGGATTTAGCCAAATATGGGCTATTTGTTCCAG ATTTTTCAGCCCACTTGGAATGGTTCCAGTAATTGCCTTAGTTGGTTTTGGATTATTTGACAGAGGCTTCCTTGTG GTAGGGACTTGCGTTGAAATTGGAATTCCCATGCTAATCCTATTTATAGCCTTCTCTCAG TACTTGAAAAATTTTCAGATAAGACAAATACCTATACTGGAGAGATTTGCTCTACTCATTTGCACAACAGTCATATGGGCATATGCACATCTATTAACAGCAAGTGGAGCATACAAACACCGCCCAGACTTAACCCAACATAGTTGCAGGACAGACAGGGCCAACCTCATTTCTTCTGCTCCATG GATAAAGATTCCATACCCTCTTGAGTGGGGTGCTCCTACATTTGATGCTGGTCATGCTTTTGGAATGATGGCTGCTGTGTTAGTCTCATTAGTTGAG tCAACTGGGGCATACAAAGCTGCATCACGTCTAGCAAGTGCCACACCACCTCCTGCTCACGTGCTGAGTCGTGGTATTGGTTGGCAGGGAATTGGAATCTTGTTGAATGGCCTTTTTGGAACACTCACTGGTTCTACAGTTTCTGT AGAGAATGTGGGGCTTCTAGGAAGCAATCGCATTGGCAGTAGAAGGGTCATTCAAGTTTCAGCTGGCTTTATGATATTCTTCTCAATGTTAG GaaaatttggagctctatttGCATCAATACCATTCCCCATGTTTGCTGCTGTGTACTGTGTTTTGTTTGGTATTGTGG CATCTGTGGGGCTATCATTTTTGCAATTCACTAACATGAACTCAATGAGGAACCTCTTTATCTGTGGTGTTTCCCTCTTCTTAGGTTTGTCCATTCCTGAGTATTTCAGAGAATACACGATCAGGGCCTTTCATGGCCCTGCTCATACCAATGCCGGATGG TTCAATGATTTCCTTAatactatatttttttcttccccAACGGTTGCATTGATTGTTGCTGTGTTTTTGGACAACACTCTTGAGTACAAGGATAGTGCCAAAGATAGGGGCATGCCATGGTGGGCTAAGTTTAGAACATTTAAAGGAGATAGCCGAAATGAAGAGTTCTACACTCTCCCTTTCAACCTCAACCGTTTCTTCCCTCCATCCTAA